The Agromyces sp. LHK192 genome includes a window with the following:
- a CDS encoding zf-TFIIB domain-containing protein: MQCPTDGSTLVMSERSGIEIDYCPQCRGVWLDRGELDKIIDRAGDDRPQAAPQQPAPQVAPQQQPYPTQAQHPYPPQGQQPYPPQQQSGNPLDLLRQMTGGGDRRYDDRRHDDGYGRNGYTQNGYDQGHYRKKKKDNWLSDLFD, encoded by the coding sequence ATGCAGTGCCCCACCGACGGATCCACGCTCGTCATGAGCGAGCGCAGCGGGATCGAGATCGATTATTGCCCGCAGTGTCGCGGCGTGTGGCTCGATCGCGGCGAGCTCGACAAGATCATCGACCGCGCGGGCGACGACCGGCCGCAGGCCGCGCCGCAGCAGCCGGCCCCGCAGGTCGCGCCCCAGCAGCAGCCGTACCCGACCCAGGCGCAGCACCCCTACCCGCCGCAGGGCCAGCAGCCCTACCCGCCGCAGCAGCAGTCGGGCAACCCGCTCGACCTCCTGCGCCAGATGACCGGCGGCGGCGACCGCCGGTACGACGACCGCCGGCACGACGACGGATACGGCCGGAACGGCTACACCCAGAACGGCTACGACCAGGGCCACTACCGCAAGAAGAAGAAGGACAACTGGCTCAGCGACCTGTTCGACTGA
- a CDS encoding NAD(P)-dependent oxidoreductase, giving the protein MRIIVTGGSGKLGRTVVRTLRDEGHEVVNLDRAGERGSVVQVDLADAGQVLDAIAGIDEHHDGVDAIVHLAAVPAPGLVSDVATFHNNMLSTFNVLQAARRAGVKRIVTASSETVLGLPFDTPPPYIPVDEEVTSPESTYSLVKHLEEQLTIQLVRWDPELSITALRFSNVMDPEDYAAFPAFDADPMLRKWNLWGYIDARDGAQAVSRALAVAKPGFERYVIAAADTVMTRPNAELVAEVFPGVEVRGELGVNDTMLSIEKARRELGFVPAHSWRDEVGGRG; this is encoded by the coding sequence ATGCGCATCATCGTCACCGGCGGCTCCGGCAAGCTCGGTCGCACCGTCGTCCGCACCCTCCGCGACGAGGGGCACGAGGTCGTCAACCTCGACCGCGCCGGCGAGCGCGGCAGCGTCGTGCAGGTCGACCTCGCCGACGCAGGACAGGTGCTCGACGCGATCGCCGGCATCGACGAGCACCACGACGGCGTCGACGCGATCGTCCACCTCGCAGCGGTCCCGGCACCGGGCCTCGTGAGCGACGTCGCGACCTTCCACAACAACATGCTGTCGACGTTCAACGTGCTGCAGGCCGCGCGCCGGGCCGGGGTCAAGCGCATCGTGACCGCGTCGAGCGAGACGGTGCTGGGGCTGCCGTTCGACACGCCGCCGCCGTACATCCCGGTCGACGAGGAGGTCACCAGCCCCGAGTCGACGTACTCGCTCGTGAAGCACCTCGAGGAGCAGTTGACGATCCAGCTCGTCCGATGGGACCCGGAACTGTCGATCACCGCCCTGCGGTTCTCGAACGTCATGGACCCCGAGGACTACGCGGCCTTCCCCGCGTTCGACGCCGACCCGATGCTGCGCAAGTGGAACCTGTGGGGGTACATCGACGCCCGCGACGGCGCTCAGGCCGTCAGCCGCGCGCTCGCCGTCGCGAAGCCGGGGTTCGAGCGGTACGTCATCGCCGCCGCCGACACGGTGATGACGCGCCCGAACGCCGAGCTCGTCGCCGAGGTGTTCCCCGGTGTCGAGGTGCGCGGCGAACTCGGCGTCAACGACACGATGCTCTCGATCGAGAAGGCTCGGCGCGAACTCGGGTTCGTGCCGGCGCACTCGTGGCGCGACGAGGTCGGCGGGCGCGGGTAG
- a CDS encoding flotillin family protein produces MFDLLLSPIPAIIVGVLVVVLVVFIYAKVLYKNVSPDEAVIITGKRSRRRVVDGVETEQSGQRVVHGQGVWVMPFFQKAHKISLRSRAIEIQAVAQTANGITMNVDAVAIVKVGDSDQAIRAAAQRFLGQDKNIDAFALEVLSGSLRSSVGATDVITIINKRDELSAAVLDIARRSLENQGLDVDSFEIKGISDSNGYIEDLGRAEQAKVRKQAEVAESQATRESREAQIAADQAVAEREAALWLRKAELQRETDKATAEASAARPLAEALSQQEVVAQQEITAQKKANLRKAELESEVNAVADAEAYKVRVTAEAAAQAARLRAEADRDARRAAAQALAAEGAAEAEAILARGQAEAASTKAAAEAVAEQSEALLQMRLIEVLPALARELAAPMGNIDQLTVVSTDGASQLAKNAVSGITEVDAMLGSTMGVTIRDLLGAFVGGTAAGAASAKALDEVPAVQPATPGRVIVADEAVDARAVDAGAVDAGASAR; encoded by the coding sequence GTGTTCGACCTCCTCCTCAGCCCGATCCCCGCGATCATCGTCGGCGTCCTCGTCGTCGTCCTGGTCGTCTTCATCTACGCCAAGGTGCTCTACAAGAACGTCAGCCCCGACGAGGCCGTGATCATCACCGGCAAGCGGTCGCGCCGCAGGGTCGTCGACGGCGTCGAGACCGAGCAGTCGGGCCAGCGGGTCGTGCACGGCCAGGGCGTCTGGGTCATGCCGTTCTTCCAGAAGGCGCACAAGATCTCGCTGCGGTCGCGCGCGATCGAGATCCAGGCCGTCGCGCAGACCGCGAACGGCATCACGATGAACGTCGACGCCGTCGCGATCGTCAAGGTCGGCGACAGCGACCAGGCCATCCGCGCCGCCGCCCAGCGCTTCCTCGGCCAGGACAAGAACATCGACGCGTTCGCGCTCGAGGTGCTGTCGGGCTCGCTGCGCTCCTCGGTCGGCGCCACCGACGTCATCACCATCATCAACAAGCGCGACGAGCTCAGCGCCGCCGTGCTCGACATCGCGCGCCGCTCGCTCGAGAACCAGGGCCTCGACGTCGACTCGTTCGAGATCAAGGGCATCAGCGACAGCAACGGGTACATCGAGGACCTCGGCCGTGCCGAGCAGGCGAAGGTCCGCAAGCAGGCCGAGGTCGCCGAGTCGCAGGCCACGCGCGAGTCGCGCGAGGCGCAGATCGCCGCCGACCAGGCCGTCGCCGAGCGCGAGGCCGCGCTCTGGCTGCGCAAGGCCGAACTGCAACGCGAGACCGACAAGGCGACCGCCGAGGCATCCGCCGCACGCCCGCTCGCCGAGGCGCTCAGCCAGCAGGAGGTCGTCGCGCAGCAGGAGATCACCGCACAGAAGAAGGCCAACCTGCGCAAGGCCGAGCTCGAATCCGAGGTCAACGCGGTCGCCGACGCCGAAGCGTACAAGGTTCGCGTGACCGCCGAGGCCGCAGCACAGGCCGCGCGCCTGCGCGCCGAAGCCGACCGCGACGCCCGTCGGGCCGCAGCGCAGGCCCTCGCCGCCGAAGGTGCCGCAGAGGCCGAGGCGATCCTCGCGCGCGGACAGGCGGAAGCCGCGTCGACGAAGGCCGCGGCCGAGGCCGTCGCCGAGCAGTCCGAGGCGCTGCTGCAGATGCGCCTGATCGAGGTGCTGCCCGCGCTCGCGCGCGAGCTCGCCGCGCCGATGGGCAACATCGACCAGCTCACCGTCGTCTCGACCGACGGCGCGAGCCAGCTCGCGAAGAACGCCGTCTCGGGCATCACCGAGGTCGACGCGATGCTCGGCTCCACGATGGGCGTCACGATCAGGGACCTGCTCGGCGCGTTCGTCGGCGGCACCGCCGCCGGCGCCGCATCGGCGAAGGCGCTCGACGAAGTCCCCGCGGTGCAGCCCGCGACCCCGGGCCGGGTCATCGTGGCCGACGAGGCCGTCGATGCACGGGCGGTCGACGCCGGAGCGGTCGACGCCGGGGCATCCGCTCGCTGA
- a CDS encoding VanZ family protein, translated as MPRRVVLVLLTLAYLALIAWATLGSVSWHAIGSEARYGVLTPSTWLDPDTWEVGSRWEFRANIAMFVPLGLLLAMLAGPRHWFWALTGTAAVSVAIEIAQIPLDDRISDPRDLVANSVGGAIGVAIAGVGWLGMLLVRAVGRGLRRPQPLQTTTAPAPGSVRVPSSGDREFSRTGR; from the coding sequence ATGCCCCGCCGCGTCGTGCTCGTCCTGCTCACGCTGGCGTACCTCGCGCTCATCGCCTGGGCGACGCTCGGATCGGTGTCGTGGCACGCGATCGGTTCGGAGGCGCGCTACGGCGTGCTGACGCCGTCGACCTGGCTCGACCCCGACACCTGGGAGGTCGGGTCGCGCTGGGAGTTCCGCGCGAACATCGCGATGTTCGTGCCCCTCGGCCTGTTGCTCGCGATGCTCGCAGGTCCCCGGCACTGGTTCTGGGCGCTGACCGGCACCGCCGCGGTCAGCGTCGCGATCGAGATCGCGCAGATCCCCCTCGACGACCGCATCTCCGACCCCCGCGACCTCGTCGCGAACTCGGTCGGAGGTGCCATCGGCGTCGCGATCGCGGGCGTCGGCTGGCTCGGGATGCTGCTCGTGCGGGCGGTCGGCCGTGGCCTGCGTCGACCGCAGCCGCTGCAGACGACGACGGCACCCGCGCCGGGGTCGGTGCGGGTGCCGTCGAGCGGGGACCGGGAGTTCAGTCGAACAGGTCGCTGA
- a CDS encoding VOC family protein, with translation MSVLLNPYLSFEANAREALEFYQGVFGGDLAISTFAEGGQSDDPVEGKKVMHGQLTTADGFTIMASDTPPGMPVAAPAGFSISLSGDDDAKLRGFWDGLADGGTPVLPLEVAPWGDAFGMIADRFGVTWMVNIAGSPAA, from the coding sequence ATGTCCGTGCTGCTCAACCCATATCTCAGCTTCGAGGCGAACGCGCGCGAGGCGCTCGAGTTCTACCAGGGCGTGTTCGGCGGCGACCTCGCCATCAGCACCTTCGCCGAGGGCGGCCAGAGCGACGATCCGGTCGAGGGCAAGAAGGTGATGCACGGGCAGTTGACCACCGCCGACGGGTTCACGATCATGGCGTCCGACACCCCGCCCGGCATGCCGGTCGCAGCCCCCGCCGGATTCTCGATCTCGCTCTCGGGCGACGACGACGCCAAGCTCCGCGGATTCTGGGACGGCCTCGCCGACGGCGGCACGCCCGTGCTGCCGCTCGAGGTCGCACCGTGGGGCGACGCGTTCGGCATGATCGCCGACCGGTTCGGCGTGACCTGGATGGTGAACATCGCGGGGTCGCCTGCCGCCTGA
- a CDS encoding DUF1905 domain-containing protein, translating to MRFRFTAPLWEWQAQANWYFVTVPEEISADIREVPRMPRGFGSVRVQVRVGGSAWSTSIFPSSGEGAYVLPVKKAVRVAEGLDEGGPVEVELHVLDG from the coding sequence GTGCGCTTCCGGTTCACGGCCCCGCTGTGGGAATGGCAGGCCCAGGCCAACTGGTACTTCGTGACGGTGCCCGAGGAGATCTCGGCGGACATCCGCGAGGTGCCCCGCATGCCGCGCGGCTTCGGGTCGGTACGCGTGCAGGTGCGGGTCGGCGGCTCGGCCTGGTCGACGTCGATCTTCCCGAGTTCGGGCGAGGGCGCCTACGTGCTGCCCGTGAAGAAGGCGGTCCGGGTGGCCGAGGGGCTCGACGAAGGCGGCCCGGTCGAGGTCGAGCTGCACGTGCTCGACGGCTGA